The Phyllostomus discolor isolate MPI-MPIP mPhyDis1 chromosome 4, mPhyDis1.pri.v3, whole genome shotgun sequence genome window below encodes:
- the LOC114494619 gene encoding uncharacterized protein LOC114494619 translates to MDLEEQTENDLNMELCVIADCQVPGSGNNWLSLSQVSPLAHSWCAAALCEGGWEKMAPPLDRSLSLKQLVIVIMSSEVSFFYSSWCCLCAPSVQTWYLFCEAAAEETPALAMAIEKPKESTENNDHINLKVAGQGGSVVQFKIKRHTPLSKLKKAYYERQGLSVRQIRFRFDGQPINETDTPAQLEMEDEDTIDVFQQLMGGVY, encoded by the exons ATGGATTTAGAGGAGCAAACAGAGAATGACCTGAACATGGAGCTCTGTGTCATAGCAGACTGCCAG GTTCCTGGAAGTGGGAATAATTGGCTCAGCTTGAGTCAGGTGTCCCCTCTGGCCCACAGCTGGTGTGCAGCTGCACTGTGTGAAGGGGGCTGGGAAAAGATGGCGCCTCCACTGGACAGGTCCCTCTCTCTGAAGCAGTTGGTTATTGTTATTATGTCGTCAGAAGTAAG cttCTTCTACAGCTCCTGGTGCTGCTTGTGTGCTCCTTCAGTGCAGACCTGGTACCTCTTTTGTGAAGCGGCAGCTGAGGAGACTCCGGCACTCGCCATGGCCATCGAAAAGCCCAAGGAGTCGACTGAGAACAACGATCATATTAATTTGAAGGTGGCGGGGCAGGGTGGTTCTGTGGTGCAGTTTAAGATTAAGAGGCATACACCACTTAGTAAACTAAAGAAAGCCTATTATGAACGACAGGGTTTGTCAGTGAGGCAGATCAGATTCCGATTTGATGGGCAGCCAATCAATGAAACAGACACACCTGCACAGTTGGAAATGGAGGATGAAGATACAATTGATGTGTTCCAGCAGCTGATGGGAGGTGTCTACTGA